CGCGCTCGGTGACCAGCTCCTCCAGAAGACGCACCACCTGGGTGAACTCGTACAAGCCGTCCTGGCCGGGCAGGCTTCTCCCGTCGCGCTTGACTGGGGCGAACTCAGTAGCCAATTCCACGCGGCCGTCGTCGATGAACGGCTGGGCTCCGCGCCACGGGCGTATCCACACACCGTTCTCGGGGTTGTTCATGAACGACAGCAGCGAGTTGTCGAAGAAGACGACGCGGCTCAGCGGCCAGTCGAACACCTGCAGGTTCTTCTTGAGGTAGAAGGGCGGCACCGGCTCGTCGCGGTGGTGGTTGCCGATGCCTATGCAGTTCGCGGGCATGCCCCGCAGCGCCTGGGGAGTGCTGCTCACCTCGCAGCTCTCGCGGAAGTAGCGCACCGAGGGCGATATCAGCTTGTACTCCGGGTCCAGCGCGTGGATGATGGCGTTGGCGTACTGCCGCGTGCCCGCTGTGTAGAGCGCAACGGTGAACTGGGACGAGCGTGAGCGGAGGTAGTCGAAAAACTCCAGAACACCGGGTCGCAGAGAGACGTGCATGGTCGAGTGCACGGTGAACCCGAATATGTCCGTCTTGTATCCCTTCTCTTTTGCCTCCAACGCGTCGCATTCGTCGCGCTCCACGATGTTCACCATGTAGTCGTAGTGGTCGTTGGGGCGCTCGTGCATATGCACGAGGGTCTCGTCCAGGTCGAGCACGACCAGCAGCTTCGGCAAGTCGGTCTCCTCCGGACTCGCGGACGTCGAACTGGGGTTGTAGAGTTCGGAGATGTCTGCCTTCAGGCACTTGAACAGCGGCTCCTCCTCCAGGTAGTCCCGCAGCGCCTCGTAGCGCACCAACCTCGTGTTGTTGTAGCGGATTACCTGTGACGGAATTACATCCGCGCTGCCGACGGATTCGCGCGTCATCAACAGACGCatggatgtggagtgcagCTGGGGAGTGCAGTCGATGTAGCGAGACAGCAGCCCCATCATGCACTCGGGGGAGACAGGCGCAGCGGGGCTCGCCGACTCCACCACGGCATCGCTTTCCTCCCCACTCTCGTTGAACTCATCCATATTGGTGGGGTCGGTATCGGAAGTGGGAGTGAGCGTGGACGCATCGCAGATGGCGGCACAGCCCGCACCGTCGTCGGGGCAGATGTCCTGCGCAGTACCCACCCCGTGCGCAAGGTCGAAATCGCACATGCGGTCCGCATATTTCACGGCATCGTCGCACCCGTAATCACCGATTTCGTCTGACGAGTCGACGTCGGTTAAGCAAATGTCGTCTCCGCTTTGCTG
This sequence is a window from Babesia bigemina genome assembly Bbig001, chromosome : I. Protein-coding genes within it:
- a CDS encoding NLI interacting factor-like phosphatase family protein, putative, whose protein sequence is MVLAHRELSIRGVGLKSGDDVRLGFFHFKTLLAYCMMATYSVRNSTPPDAYGACAVDMVNGRSDTADMMEKYKLNYEDCYSKTTGVSNAAVENIPTYIPKYLGPDPFASQQQSGDDICLTDVDSSDEIGDYGCDDAVKYADRMCDFDLAHGDICPDDGAGCAAICDASTLTPTSDTDPTNMDEFNESGEESDAVVESASPAAPVSPECMMGLLSRYIDCTPQLHSTSMRLLMTRESVGSADVIPSQVIRYNNTRLVRYEALRDYLEEEPLFKCLKADISELYNPSSTSASPEETDLPKLLVVLDLDETLVHMHERPNDHYDYMVNIVERDECDALEAKEKGYKTDIFGFTVHSTMHVSLRPGVLEFFDYLRSRSSQFTVALYTAGTRQYANAIIHALDPEYKLISPSVRYFRESCEVSSTPQALRGMPANCIGIGNHHRDEPVPPFYLKKNLQVFDWPLSRVVFFDNSLLSFMNNPENGVWIRPWRGAQPFIDDGRVELATEFAPVKRDGRSLPGQDGLYEFTQVVRLLEELVTERDVRESLRRKFTLCNVVARVLGTEVESNKLDVLLKA